A single window of Alosa alosa isolate M-15738 ecotype Scorff River chromosome 11, AALO_Geno_1.1, whole genome shotgun sequence DNA harbors:
- the fezf1 gene encoding fez family zinc finger protein 1 yields the protein MNSALYHSAGLFGSPSASGSLTAGGNMIATAKPLAFSIERIMARTPEPKSMQLPNVFHAPGGKADPKQTLSVNPSSLHCMIPFVPLAYEPAHKLHINGLDVNHFDASSCNSNDLVSIGLNYKNEHSDATQTVGQYKLFRPRVVNQASFHAMGAICYLNCGESSCPPPTGIVNIHPMASYFFNSPLQGRQKACLSEKTKTSHGADGYQSGMSFKDLSQTQLHQYMKESAQILTEKLFKTSSKLNGAPQSKPKVFTCEVCGKVFNAHYNLTRHMPVHTGARPFVCKVCGKGFRQASTLCRHKIIHTQEKPHKCNQCGKAFNRSSTLNTHARIHAGYKPFVCEFCGKGFHQKGNYKNHKLTHSGEKQFKCNICNKAFHQVYNLTFHMHTHNDKKPFTCPTCGKGFCRNFDLKKHIRKLHDMSPGPQSPCALPSISAESH from the exons ATGAACAGTGCGCTGTACCACTCAGCGGGATTATTCGGCTCACCATCGGCTTCTGGAAGCTTAACTGCGGGAGGAAACATGATCGCCACGGCCAAGCCACTCGCTTTCTCAATCGAACGGATTATGGCCAGGACACCTGAACCGAAGTCAATGCAGCTCCCCAACGTGTTCCATGCTCCCGGGGGGAAAGCGGACCCAAAGCAAACGCTCAGCGTGAATCCATCCTCACTGCACTGTATGATTCCATTCGTGCCACTTGCCTACGAACCGGCGCACAAACTTCATATCAACGGACTAGATGTAAACCACTTCGATGCTTCCTCATGTAACTCAAACGATTTGGTGAGCATAGGTTTGAATTATAAGAATGAGCATTCGGACGCGACCCAAACAGTAGGACAATATAAACTTTTCCGGCCGCGCGTGGTGAATCAGGCTTCTTTCCACGCGATGGGGGCTATATGTTACCTGAACTGTGGCGAGAGTTCGTGCCCACCTCCAACGGGCATAGTAAATATCCACCCAATGGcctcttattttttcaactCTCCTCTGCAAGGTCGTCAGAAGGCTTGCCTTTCGGAGAAGACCAAGACGAGTCACGGTGCCGATGGGTACCAGTCTGGAATGTCTTTCAAAGACCTGTCTCAAACTCAGCTGCACCAATACATGAAAGAAAGTGCACAGATTCTTACGGAGAAACTATTTAAAACATCCTCAAAACTCAACGGCGCTCCACAGAGCAAGCCTAAAGTGTTTACATGTGAAGTATGCGGAAAG GTGTTCAATGCTCACTATAATCTGACGCGCCACATGCCTGTGCACACGGGTGCCAGACCTTTTGTATGCAAGGTGTGTGGCAAAGGATTTCGTCAAGCCAGCACGCTCTGTCGCCACAAAATCATACATACTCAG GAAAAACCACATAAGTGTAACCAGTGCGGGAAAGCCTTCAACCGAAGTTCAACgctcaacacacacgcacggattCACGCAGGTTACAAGCCTTTCGTCTGCGAATTCTGTGGTAAAGGCTTCCATCAAAAAG GTAACTACAAGAACCACAAGTTGACGCACAGCGGTGAGAAACAGTTCAAGTGCAATATCTGCAACAAAGCTTTCCATCAAGTGTACAACCtgacattccatatgcacacacacaacgacaAGAAGCCCTTCACCTGCCCCACATGCGGCAAAGGCTTCTGCAGGAACTTTGACCTGAAAAAACATATTAGGAAACTTCACGACATGTCCCCCGGCCCACAATCGCCTTGTGCACTCCCAAGCATCAGTGCAGAGAGTCACTGA